The DNA region TGTTTTGTCCTCTCATATTGTCTTCCTCCTATCCAATTACACTGATAGTTTCTCATTGTGTCATAGAATGGATCCAAACAATATGGCCGACTTGGACATTTACGACGTAATTATTGACGATATTATGAATGACACGACTATAGAAGATATGATGTAGGAGGAGATGGAGTTTTATCAACGACGTGCCAACACCGTTAGGCCCAAGAGAACAAGAAaggtgatagagagagatcgtgaagcTGGGAACGAGCGGTTGTGGAATGACTACTTCTCCGAAAATCCTGTGTACACGGAAGAGCTTTTCCGACGAAGGTTTCGAATGCGAAAGCATGTGTTCCTCAGAATTGTAGGGGCCCTTGGgtctcatgacccgtactttttaatgtctgtcgatgcagttggaagacaaggcctgtcaccattacaaaagtgcaccgccgctattcgtatgttggcgtacggatcacctgctgacagtgttgacgagtacgttcgaattggtgaaagtactgcaattgagtgcttaaagaattttgtggaaggtgtgtgtgcagtaTTTGGTGAAACATACTTGAGGCGCCCGAACCAGGAAGACATTACCCACTTACTTCAATGGGGCGAGTCTCGTGGATTTCCAGGTATGTTGGGTTCTattgattgtatgcattgggaatggaagaattgtccagttgcgtggaaaggtcaattcacccgaggtgatcatggaaagcccacaatcatgcttgaagcagtggcatcacaagacttgtggatttgccatgcattttttggcattgcaggttctaacaatgacactaatgtgctaaatcaatctccggtttttaatgaggttttgagtggaaatgctcccatggtgaactttagcgtgaatggaacaatgtataacatgggatactatctagcagacggtatctatcccccgtgggctacatttgtgaagaccatcccaatgccgcaaggagaaaaaaggcaaaaatttgcgaaaagacaagaaggagcaagaaaggacgttgaacgtgcattcagcgttctccaatctcggtttgcaatagtttgtggtccatcacgcttttggcatccgaatgagatgaagtcaataatgtatgcttgcatcatattgcacaacatgattgttgaagatgagcgcaacacgtaccgaggtaattttgtttatgatcaggtcaataatgacatattggATGTTGAAGTAGCAAGTGGTCCTATTCCCGCTTTTAGAAATATCTTGGAAAGaagagcacatcaaattgataggtcaattcatcaccaacttcaagcagacttggtggagcatatttggcagcttcccgaaaacgagaataatgaaaattaaccttcaagtgttattatgtatttcatttcaaatgtattgttgcttatttttcattgtcatgtattttctTTCGTCTTTATTTCTATTAGGGGTGTCCACCAACCCGTCACCCGCCCGAAAACCGAAAAACCCGAATTTCTGTGTGTCAACGGGTGGGTCGGATCGGATATCGAGTCATTCCTATGAAATAAACCAGTTTTAAACGGTCTAACTCAGTCGGTGGCGGTTTTGAGAAATTTTCCGTCGGTACCCGACCGACATGGTACCTTATATGTTAAAATAACATTTCCCTGCAGATACAGCTCCCTATGTAGTCccaatataattatatataaccATTGTGTGTCAAAAGCAGTTATAACACATCAatacataataaaaaaatattaaccaCTGTCCACTTTATGTCAAGTTCATTGTAGCTACTATATCTATGAAGTAACTTTTCTATCCTATAGCTTCCAGCTGCCATCGACCATGCTTCAATAATTctgatatattttattttgtttctattAGAACGCACATCCCAATATGAAGTCCAAAACAATAGAACCATTTCTCAAAGTTAATCTAGCAATCACCTTTGCTCTGTTGCTCAATTCTCTCACCCTCTCATTTTCCGGTGGACTTCCTCTCTCTACCTTTTCTCATCATACAACTCTTCTTCTTCCCATCGCACAACAATCGCTCGCACCTCCGAGACCTAGCCACCTTCTCTTCTTGCATCCTCTTCGCCGTAGCAGCTGGGCTCTAGCGCCACCGCTACGGCCCAACATATCTTCACTCTCGGTTTCTAACCTTTCTGAGTTCCCATACATGTTTAACACTCTCATATGTTGTTAACCTAAGCCTCTGAAATCGCACATCTCAAACCCTAAGCCTCTGAAATCGCTTCATCCTCCATGCTTCTCTGATCCGAAAGAGTTtgctcatcttcatcaatcGATTCTGATGTGAAATCGCAAGGATGAAGTGAACATTCTCTTTCGCATGAGAAAAGCAATGGAAAAAAATTGTTCTTGACTTCATGGTAAGTTGGTAATGGTATCTCCAGATCTGATCTTCTTGGTTAATTTGTTCTATGCTCTTCATCTTTCTGTTCTGATGTTCTCTGCAAACCCGGTGGAACCCGCCCGACCCGCCCGTTACCCGACCAACCCGAAACCGACACAACCCACGGTCGGTTATGGGCCCAGTTTTGTCTCATGCGGGTTCGGTCGGTGGAGCTTTTTGGGCCCGAATCCGACCGAACCCGACCGGTGGACAGGCCTAATttctatcattcaataaaattgtttttcctataaaaaacataatgtacttttttatttttgtttaaagttaacatgccgatatttaaatttaattgttttaaatattaagtaaaattaaatttaaattaaattcgtattaattttaattaaattatttttaagttgaagtattaatttagtattaaatgttaaatctaaattgagtgaaaataaatattattaatttatgttgtatggtgggacacgggtgggacccttcaaatagtaatttaagaaaccatgggttggagcaaaatctgcttcagtttcttaggagtttcttaagtctgatgtggcagtacagacccacaggaatagtgctgaatagtgtgttaagaaaccagataagaattttggggttggagttgctctaatgTGTGCCACGAATATGATCCTCAAGAGACTTTATACGTGCATCTAGAGACACTGTGAAGGAAGCAAGATTGTCCAAGCGTTTGCGATTCTCAAGGACTTTCATACGTGCATCCAGGGATGCCATAGAGGAACCAAGATGATCAAAGCCTTCACCAATGAATTTTTTCAAGTCCTGCATCTGAGCAATCAGCAAATCAAACCGGTCATCAGGAGCAGGAGGTGCAGGTGGATGATGCTGTGTCTCCTCCTCAGCATCCATGCCATGCGCCTCATTGGGAGCAGCAGGTGCAAGTGGATGCTGTATCGTCCCCTCAGCATCCATACAATGCGCCTCAACGGGAAGTGGATGATGTTGTGTCTCCTCATCATCCATGTCATGATACTCCCTATCAGCTGGATGATTCTCAGGGGTGACCCAAACTCCATTAACTTTGTCGAGCTTCATGGTGTGCATAACTACCAGCTCAAACTTGTTGAGCCCATTAACCACCCTGTCAAACTCGTTTCGTGTCCCAATCTGAAAATGGCACAAAATCTTGGTGATGAGACAAGCATAAGGCAGTTCCCTCCATCCATTCTTGACCTTAATCATGTAGTTAGACATGTAAAAAGGCCAGTTAATGAGAACCCTCTGCTTCATCATCCACATCACAAACACATCCTCCTCCGATAACTTATAGTAGTGATGCCGGCTTCCCATCGGAGTCAGAATCCGCGCCACAACAAAATGCAGCATCCTAAACTCAAGAATTAAATTCCTATTCAAGATTGGAGAAGGAGGAATCCTAAATGGGTCCTTCAGCATGCCCTTAAGAGCGGTGGTCCTATCATAGCCTTCCCAGTTTGGAATCTCTGAAGTGGTGAATTTCACTCCTTCGTGGCGCAACCCAGTCACTGTGAGCCAGACAGAGGGTGTGATCCTGATGGGTGTTCCTTTCACTTCAGTGACAAGATCACCGTCCACCAGCTTCAAATTGCGGTAGAAATCATTCACGAGTTTGGTTGCGCAGTTGGAATTGAGAGAGACGAAGGTGTTGAGTCCCTGaaattgaagaagcttttggAAACGAAAACCCTCGTTTGCGAAGAAGGAAGGGTCCATCCATTTCGGGTCAACTAGTTTGCGTTCCTCGAACCACGTGTAGTCGGTCCACATTTGGGAGTGGGAAGAGAAGAACCTGCGTTTGTccgagaagaagaaggaggaggaggagagggagGAGGTGGAGATTGGGTATGGGTTTTCGATGGGTTTTGGGGGTTTGAGCTTTCCATTGTCTAAGAAAATGGAATTCGCAAACAATGGTGCGAATGCTGTGAATTGAGACTGTCTGACTCAAATATTATTTTGGGGATTTCAAGGCAGGTGGCTTATTCTCACTTGCTTATCTGCCTTTTGCTTAATTCAGTTCGAACTCAGGACACTTAAGCAACGTTACTTATTTTGAAGTATTATTAGAGTAACATGATATGATAATTTAGTTGTTTAAATCTAAGCGACGGTTACTTATTCTCTCTCGTCTtacttttttattcaaaaattatattttctcttttatttatgaacatattttttttcaacGTTTCATGAACTTAAATAGTGATGAcattgaaataatataaataatgaGGTATAATGTGACccaaccaaaagtaaaataagaaccGTGGTTGGAGCAAATTTTtcttgggttgcttaaatcttATGTGGCAATTTAAGCCCACTAGAATATTGTTTAAGCAACCAtacattgaagatgctcttataTGAGGCATAGGATATAAGCTTCAATGGAATCTTGGACCAATAGTGTTGGTGTAGTGGTAAAAAGTGACTATTTGAAATGTAACGTTTAGAGCGACACTTTTAGGAAGACTTTGAACCTTCACTACACTTAAATTGTAATTACTTAAGTAATTTAAtgcactttcaaaaaaaaaaatacttaagtaatttaatttaatatatacaAATAATATAGTCATTTTCAGTCAAaacaattattttgtttttgtccACTTTTTAGTCCAAAATtgctattttgttttttttcctttccaataggttatactttttctcaaatACATTCAAACTCAAATTGCACTCAACTCACTATATTCTCTTGACATTCATTTCCTTCTCCCTCTCAACCTCATCGTTTCATTTTTCACGTTCAAACATTTCTccctcttcttctctcttcatGTTTCACTCTCTTTCCTCCCCCATCTAACCAAAAATTCCTCTCCCATCTCATGCCACATGTCCCACCTCACGTTGCCACCATCTTTTACTTCCGCCGCAGTAGAGACTTTCATTCTCAAGCATCATCTCGATTTGACCTTGTAGTCATCAAATCAGAACTCCTCTCGATCATCGTGCGACATGCAAGTCTTC from Lotus japonicus ecotype B-129 chromosome 2, LjGifu_v1.2 includes:
- the LOC130736458 gene encoding uncharacterized protein LOC130736458 gives rise to the protein MTTSSTRQKKSGDGVYATSSDRSASIEGDEYEATQPATRPLGKKNQKRKAKVGDTTSSDLDYVPNSEMIAIGKAKLGFLASFEKLKTEELEEEMEFYQRRANTVRPKRTRKVIERDREAGNERLWNDYFSENPVYTEELFRRRFRMRKHVFLRIVGALGSHDPYFLMSVDAVGRQGLSPLQKCTAAIRMLAYGSPADSVDEYVRIGESTAIECLKNFVEGVCAVFGETYLRRPNQEDITHLLQWGESRGFPGMLGSIDCMHWEWKNCPVAWKGQFTRGDHGKPTIMLEAVASQDLWICHAFFGIAGSNNDTNVLNQSPVFNEVLSGNAPMVNFSVNGTMYNMGYYLADGIYPPWATFVKTIPMPQGEKRQKFAKRQEGARKDVESDLLG